A stretch of the Ptychodera flava strain L36383 chromosome 18, AS_Pfla_20210202, whole genome shotgun sequence genome encodes the following:
- the LOC139117983 gene encoding deoxyribonuclease-1-like, with protein sequence MSKTTSLTMLCKKLLVVTLCIICLTADSRALKIGAFNIQILGITKMSKPDVVQVLADICVMYDVILIQEIRDSSGKAIQQLMDEVNRISNKGFAMVISERLGRSSSKEQYAFLYRRSSVDVVGSFVYDDGYPDDGTDTFEREPFVVRFYSPTTVIKDFAVVAIHTKPGTSVTDLEIDALTDVYDDIVDRWNLKDVLIAGDFNADCSYVVTRNWPDIRLRTQSRFTWLIDDDIDTTVTSSDCAYDRLVVAGTALTNAVQPRSARVFPFDCFFGLDNKQALDVSDHYPVEMVLN encoded by the exons ATGTCAAAAACCACATCTCTGACGATGTTGTGCAAGAAACTCCTCGTTGTTACTCTTTGCATCATTTGCCTGACAGCTGACTCGAGGGCGCTGAAAATCGGCGCCTTCAACATTCAAATCCTTGGCATAACCAAAATGTCGAAACCAGACGTCGTACAAGTCCTCGCCGAT ATCTGTGTTATGTATGATGTGATCCTGATTCAGGAAATACGTGATTCATCTGGCAAAGCCATCCAACAACTTATGGATGAAGTTAACAG AATATCTAACAAAGGATTTGCGATGGTGATCAGTGAGAGACTTGGACGAAGCAGTTCTAAGGAACAGTACGCTTTCCTCTATAG ACGTTCATCAGTTGATGTTGTGGGCAGTTTTGTTTATGATGACGGTTACCCTGACGACGGCACAGATACCTTTGAACGTGAGCCATTCGTAGTACGATTTTACTCTCCAACTACAG TCATAAAAGACTTCGCTGTCGTTGCGATTCACACAAAACCAGGTACATCAGTAACGGACTTAGAAATCGACGCCCTCACCGACGTATACGATGATATTGTCGACCGCTGGAACcttaaa GATGTCTTGATTGCTGGAGATTTCAACGCTGACTGTAGCTACGTCGTTACTCGTAATTGGCCTGATATCAGACTCAGAACACAATCTCGTTTTACGTGGCTGATTGATGACGACATCGATACGACTGTGACCTCGTCCGATTGTGCCTATGATAG GCTGGTGGTAGCCGGGACAGCCTTGACCAATGCCGTTCAGCCAAGAAGCGCTAGAGTTTTTCCGTTCGACTGTTTCTTTGGACTCGATAATAAACAG GCTTTGGATGTCAGTGATCACTATCCTGTGGAAATGGTGTTGAattaa
- the LOC139117762 gene encoding deoxyribonuclease-1-like, which translates to MARLGCLFTGLLGIICLSVDVRALKIGAFNVKVFGVSKMSKPDVVQVLTDICALYDIIMIQEIRDKSGESIIQLLNEVNSITGNAYSMVISERLGRTSSKEEYCFFYRHGKVSVVDSYHYDDGYPDDGASDTFEREPFIVRFSSPTTVVEDFAIAAIHVKPDDAVAENDALADVYDDIVSRWNLRDVLIAGDLNADCNYVGKGDWSDIRLRTQSRFTWLIGDNADTTVSSTNCAYDRLVVAGPSLPRTVRSGQSQVFYFDTYYGLSYELAYDVSDHYPVELVLR; encoded by the exons ATGGCTCGATTAGGATGTCTCTTCACCGGACTGCTTGGTATTATCTGCCTGTCTGTCGATGTGAGGGCTTTGAAAATCGGGGCATTCAACGTGAAAGTCTTCGGTGTGAGCAAGATGTCAAAACCAGATGTTGTCCAAGTTCTCACTGAC ATTTGCGCCCTCTACGACATCATCATGATTCAAGAAATCCGTGACAAATCTGGAGAATCCATCATTCAGCTCTTGAACGAAGTTAACAG CATCACTGGCAATGCTTACTCCATGGTAATAAGTGAAAGACTCGGACGAACCAGCTCTAAGGAAGAGTACTGTTTCTTCTATCG CCATGGCAAAGTAAGCGTCGTCGATAGCTATCACTATGACGACGGTTACCCAGACGATGGTGCATCGGACACATTCGAACGTGAACCCTTCATCGTTCGATTTTCTTCTCCAACAACGG TTGTGGAAGATTTTGCGATTGCAGCCATACACGTCAAACCCGACGACGCAGTAGCGGAGAATGATGCTTTGGCAGACGTTTACGACGATATCGTCAGCCGATGGAATTTGCGG GATGTATTGATTGCCGGAGACTTGAACGCTGACTGTAATTACGTTGGTAAAGGTGATTGGTCTGACATTAGACTGAGGACGCAGTCTCGTTTCACATGGCTGATAGGAGACAACGCCGATACCACTGTTTCCTCCACGAACTGTGCTTACGATAG ACTGGTTGTAGCCGGACCCAGTTTACCGAGAACTGTTAGATCTGGACAAAGCCAAGTGTTTTACTTCGACACTTACTATGGACTCAGCTACGAACTG GCTTACGACGTGAGTGATCACTATCCAGTGGAGCTGGTGTTGCGATAA